In the genome of Dyadobacter fermentans DSM 18053, the window ATCGTTTGCAGGCTCTGTTGGAGCACGTTTTCGGCATACTCGCTCAGTTCAAGCAAACCTTTGGACGGGCTTTGGACGGCCAGGAGGAGGATGAAATCCGAGTTGGCATCGGCCTTGCTCACTACCGGCGGCGCGTCGATGTCCTGCGGCAGGTTGCGCAGGGCCTGGCTCACCTTGTCGCGCACGTCGTTCGCGGCGCCTTCAAGATCGGATTCGAGGTTAAACTCTACGGTAATGTTGCTGGAACCGATCTGGCTGGATGAGCTGATACTCTTGATGCCGGGGATTCCGTTGATGCTCTTTTCGAGCGGCTCGGTAATCTGGCTTTCGATGATGTCGGCATTGGCACCGGTGTAGCTCGTTCGCACGTTCACAATCGGAGGGTCAATCGCAGGGTAGTCCCTCAGGGAGAGGAAGTTATATCCTACCACACCAAACAGGATGATGAGCAGGTTCATCACGACCGCCAGTACGGGCCGTTTCAGGGATAGTTCTGAAATATTCATAGCATGGGGTGGTTACTTACTCGCCACATTCAGGTTTCGTACACTTCTCACTTTCACAGGAGCATCGGGCCGGGCAAAAAGTACGCCCGAGACAACCACCGTATCGCCTACATTGAGGCCCTTCGTCACTTCCACCACATCTTCCCGGCGGTCGCCGGTTTCTACCTGCGCAAAAACGGCTTTGCCGCCCTTCACGGTCACGACCTTTTTGCTGCGTGCTTCGGGAATAATGCTGTTGGAGGGAATAAGTATGCTATTCTTGTTATTGCTGGCCGTGATGTACACCTTGGCGAATGAGCCGGGGCTGGTGTTGCCCGAACTCAGCACCGCGCGGACAGTGAGATTGCGGGTGGTCTGGTTCACCTGTGGCTCTATTGCCAGTACGCGGGCCGTTTCGTACTTGCCCGAGGCCTGGTCGAGCATGACTTCTACGGTGCCGCCCTTGCTGATGTATTGCTGGTAACTTTCGGGAATGGTAAAATCAATGCGCAGGTTGGAAAGCTGCTGCATGGTGGCGATAATGCTCTGTGGGGTCACATAAGCGCCTTCGCTGACTTTTCGCAGGCCTACCACTCCGGTAAACGGCGCTTTGATGATCGTTTTGTCGATCAGCGCCTGGGTGTAGGCCATATCGGCTTTGAGGGTATTGACGTTGTTGGCGGCCAGGTCGTAATCGGCCTGGTTGATGCCATTCACCGCGATGAGCTGTTTCAGCCGCTTTTCTGTTGTTTCGGCCAGGTCCAGCTGTATTTTGGACCTGTTCAGCTGTGCGAGCAGGTCGGCATTGTTGATTCTGGCGATGACGGTTCCTTTTTGGACTGTTTTGCCCTCAGGAACGTCGAGGAAGGTAAGTAATCCGCTTACTTCGGGCCGTAATTCGGCGAACTCGTTGGCCACGATGGTGCCGTTGACTTCGACTTTATCACTGACCTTTTCGGACTTCGCAACGATCACATCGACGATGGTCGGTCCGCCGCCGCCTTTTTGTTGAAAAGTATCCTTTTTTTCTCCGCAGGAAAGCGTAATGAAGAGAGAGCCGACAATGAAAAGTGAAGACAGAGGTTTGGTTAAATTTGGCAGTCCTTCTGCACGGGCAGATCTGGCGATAACATTCATAGGGTTTGTTAACCTGGGCTTAGTGTTTAGGGACCTTCGAACTAAATGGGTTTAGTTCAGAGGTTTGTCCAAAATTAGATATTAATCTCGAACCGATTAGACTTTTCGCCGCTATAAAAGTTTAATGCCAGCTAATTTTTTTAGAAGGAACTTCCGATCACTTTGAGCAAAGTGTCGCATTTGAGCTCTGTTTCGAACCATTCGAGCTCAGGCACAGAGTCTTCGGTGATGCCGGCGCCTGCGAAAAACGTGGCAATGCCCTCTTTGAACCGCACCGTGCGGAGGTTTACGAACAGGTTGGTATCGCCGCCCACCTGTGCCGGACCGAGGAATCCGCTGTAAAAGGAGCGGTTGTACCCTTCCACGTCGTTGATAAATTGCAGGCTGGGCGCTTTGGGGACGCCGCAGATGGCAGAAGTGGGATGCAGCAATTTCAGCATGACCGAAGCAAGCTCGGGGAAATGAAGCGCCACGGTATCCACCTCGAACACCGTTCTGAGGTGGTAAAGATTCCCCGCCAGCACCGTTTTAGGCCCCGTTTCGAGGTATTCGCGCAGGCGTATTTTTTTGAAACACTCAATAATATATCGACTCACAAGTGCCTGCTCTTCAATCTCTTTCTCGCCCCATCGGATGTCGTACTTGGGTATGAGCGCACCGGCGGCGTCGCGCGCGCCCTGCGTGCCTGCGAGGGACATCGTTTTGAACGTGCCGTCCGATAATTGCTCCACGAGCAGTTCGGGGCTGGCGCCGAGCCACATTTCGTTTTCCTCAGGCAGGTTCACCAGCGACACGAATGCGTGCGGGTAAGCTTTTACGAGTTTCTGAAATGCCTGCGCTGGCTGAAAGCCGTCGGTATAGGCAAGGTCTTTGGTGCGCGAAAGGACCACTTTCTTGAACTGGTTCTGGCGAATGGCGGCAACGGCAAGTTCTACCGTCCGCTCAAACCGGGATTTGGCGTCGAGCGGGCCGGTTACTGGTTGAAGCTGGCCGGCGGGTAATTCATCCGCCGCTTGTTCTGCTTGCAGCGATTCGGCCAGCTGAACAAGTCTTTTGACTTCCGTATGCTCTTCGCCGAGCTTGTTGTCGTGATTGGTAATCCGGTTGTCTTCCGAAAATGTGAGGATAATATCGCCTTCCAGGAACAGCACTTCTTGCTCGCATTCCCAGTAGAATGTGCTCATTACAAAGCCAGGGCTCATTTTTTCGAGCTCCGGCAGGCATTTGCGGATGCCGTCGCGGACCGAAATAAGCAGTTTGATTTCGTTGGTATGGGGCAGGCGCCAAAGCGCCGAGGGGAAGCCCAAAATTTTGGATGCCTGCCAAAGCTCCTGAATCTGTAATCCCTCAAATATTGAAATCCTGGTGTCGGTTTGTACTGATAGCATTTATAACGAATGGGCAATGTCCCGTTAGGTCAATTTTGTGCAAAATAATGTCAGCGGTCTGCATTCACAATAGCGACTGTAAGTCTGCTTATGCAAACGAGTTTGTTTTCTTCATTGGTAATGCGAATGTCCCAAATATGGGTGGTCCGGCCGACGTGGATCGGTCGGACAGTTCCGTGCACGTAGCCTTCCTTCACGGGCCGGAGGTGATTTGCATTGATTTCCAGCCCTACGGCGTGTTTATTTTCATTTTCAGGAATGCATAAAAACGAAGCGATGCTCCCGAGCGTCTCCGCAAGCACTACCGACGCCCCGCCGTGCAAAATGCCGAAAGGCTGGTGCGTACGCTTATCCACCGGCATTCGCGCTGAGATATAGTCCGTTCCGATTTCCGTAAACTCGATTCCGATATGGCCGGCGATGGTATTTGTTCCGAAAGATTGAAGTGATCCGAGGGTGGCGCTTTTAACGAACATATCTAAAAATTGTATAAATTTGTGTTGGCTTTGCGGATAAAGAACAAGGTTTTTGTAAATTTAATATTTAAATTATCCTATTATTTTGAAAAGAAAATCGATTTACCTTATTCGCCACGGTGAAACTGATTTTAATCGCAGGGGAGTTGTTCAGGGAAGTGGTGTTGACTCCTTGCTGAATGAATGGGGAGAGGCTCAGGCCGCAGCTTTTTTCAATGCTTATCAACATGTTCCGTTTGACAAAGTTTATACCTCCGATTTAAGACGAACACATCAAACGGTCGCCGGGTTCATCAGGCGCGGCATCCCCCACGAAAGCTACGCCGGGCTGAACGAAATATCCTGGGGCGACCGGGAAGGGCGCGAACCTAACACCGGCGACAACAACTACTACCGCGAGCTGGTGAATGCCTGGAAAACCGGGCAGGTGGAGCTCGCAGCCGAAGGGGGAGAAAGTCCCGTGCAGGTGCGCCAGCGCCAGATTCCCGTGATCGAAACGATCCTCTCGCGCCCGCACGAAAGAAATATCCTCATTGCCATGCACGGCCGTGCCATGCGCGTGCTGCTGACGACGCTTTTCAACGAGCCGCTCGTACGCATGGACGATTACGAGCACAGCAATCTTTGCCTCTACAAAATCAATTATTCCTACGATACCGGGCAGTTCGAACTGGAAGTATCCAACGACATCACACACCTGCTTTCGATCGAAATTCCGCAAACGATATAGCAGCCGTTTGTGTACATTCGTTTCCATTGGTGTATTAATGTACCTCCCCTGAGCGTGCATTAATACATTTGTGGCTTTTCAATACATTACCAGTGTTCCTATGTTCATGTCCAAAAAACGCATCTATTGGACTCTGCAGATTCTTGGCTGGACATTATTAATCATGTTCGAATACGTTCCGTATGTATTGGAATATGGTTTCAACCTGAGTGAATTCTATTCGGCGCTTGCCAATATCCTGCTGGGCATTAGCCTTACCCACGTGTACCGATTGGTTATCAGGCGGTGGAACTGGTCGTCGCTGCCGCTGCCGAGGCTGGCGTTGCGCGTAATTGTCTCGGTACTGCTGATGGGCCTGATCATGACGATGATCAACCTGCCGATGGATAGGGAAGTGCTGCAACACAACTTGCTAAGCCAGCCGTTCATATTCTGGGGATATTATGCGACCTGGTGCAAAAACCTGCTGGCGTGGATATTGTCCTATACCATTTACCATTACGTGGAGCAGAACCGGCTCGCCAGCTATGAGAAGATCATGCTGAAAATGTCGATGCGGGAAGCCGAAGCGAAAGTGCTCCGTTCGCAGCTTAATCCGCATTTTACATTCAATGCCCTCAACAGCATCCGCGCGCTCGTGTACGAAGATCCCAAACGTGCGCAGTTGAGCATCACGCAGTTATCCAACATTTTGCGCAATTCACTGCTGGCCGATCGCCGGAAAACGGTCGATTTGCAGGAGGAGCTACGTACCGTCGAGGACTATCTCGAACTCGAAAAAGTCCGGTACGAAGACCGCCTTTGTTACAGCATTACCACCAATCCGCAGGCCATTTACTGGCAGGTGCCGCCCATGATGTTGCAAACGCTCGTCGAAAATGGCATTAAGCATGGCGTGGCGAAGCAAATGGGAGGTGGATTTATCGGCGTAAAATCGGAAATTGCAAATGAGCTGCTCGTAATCACAATCCATAACTCGGGTAGCCTTGGCAATACGGAGGTGAATGCCGGCAACCTCGGCAATACCGAATCCGGCGGGGTGGGGCTCAGAAATACGGCCGAACGGCTGTCAATTTTATACGGCAAAGCGGCCACATTCCGGATTTTCCAGGAGGACGAAAATGTGGTTTGTTCGGAAATTAAAATCCCGATGCTGTCCGAGGGAGTGCTGATGGTGGGAGAGGGGTCCGAGAAAGAGAACTAATAACCAAATCAATAAACTGTCTATTAATTATTCCTAACTGATCCATCCGCCATGAGGACCTTAATTGTTGATGACGAGCGACTTGCGCGCACTGAATTGAAAAGACTTCTTGAACCATACACCAAAATAGAGATCGTAGGTGAGGCCGCCAATGCCGAAGAAGCCTTGAAACTCATTGAAGAACAGCAACCTGAGCTGCTCTTCCTGGACATTCAGATGCCCGGCAAGAACGGTTTCGAGCTGCTTTCGTCGATCGAGGGCAAAAGTCCCGAGGTGATTTTTACCACCGCATTTGACGAATACGCCATTAAGGCCTTCGAATTCAATGCATTGGATTACCTTCTGAAACCGATTGACACGGAGCGGCTGAAAGAAACCATCCATCGGATCGAGGAAAACCAGGCCCAGCCCGAAACGCCTTCGCACACCAATGAGCGTGCGGAAAAGGTGCTCGGCGAGAACGACCAGGTTTTTGTGAAAGACGGTGAAAAATGCTGGTTTGTGAAGCTCGGCAAGATCCGCCTGTTCGAATCGATGGGTAATTACGTTCGCCTGCATTTCGACGACCAGAAACCTTTGGTACTGAAATCGCTGAACAACCTGGAAGAGCGGCTGGACCCCAATACTTATTTCCGCGCCAATCGTAAGCATATCATCAATTTGCATTGGATCGAAAAAATCGAACCGTGGTTTAGCGGCGGATTGCTCGTGACGTTGCAGGGCGGCGATAAGATCGAAATCTCCCGGCGCCAGGCCATTCGTTTCAAGGAATTGATGAGCCTTTAATTTTTCCTGAACTATCAAACGAGTATTTATGGGACTGAGACAAATAGCGGCCCTTGCGGTAGGAGTAATGTCTGTTTGGGCATGTAACCAGTCGGGTAGTAAAGAGGACGCGAGCAGCAAAGCCGGTGTTTTCGCAGGCGGGGTGAAGAAGGAGGAGTTTGGCGGCTGTGATACGGCCCTGAACAAAGGCGTAACCGTGCAGGTAACCCTTTGGACGCCGTCTGATTCCAGCGAAGCAGCAGGGAATATTCGCAAAATTCTGACGGAAAAGACGGTGACGCGGTTGAATTCCTACGGCGATCCCGCCAGTGTGGATGCCCGTGCGGGGTCTATTACGAGTCCGAAAGCGGCGTTCGACGTTTTTGAAAAGAACTATAACGATTTCAAAAAGGATTTCCCCGACGCGCCCGGCTGCTGGGAGGTGGAGCTGCACGGCGATACCGTGATGACCACCCCGAAAATGCTTTTTTACCAGCTCGACCATTATTCATTCACGGGCGGCGCTCATCCGAACAGTTTCACTTCTTACCATGCATTTGATGCCAAAACCGGCAAAGAAGTCGAGATGAAGAGCTTCGTGGCCGATTCGGTGGCGTTGCTAAGCCTGGTTGAAAAGAAATTCCGCGAACTGGAAAAGCTCACTCCCGAGGTGGATCTCGAAGATGCCGGCTATTTCCTGGCCAATCACAAGTTTTTTATGCCTGCCAACTACGTATTTACACCGGAAGGCGTGCTGTTTTACTATAATCCCTACGAAATTGCCGCTTACGCACGCGGGGCGATCGATTTCACGATCCCGTACGACGAGCTGAAAGGCATCGTGCGCAAGGAGGCGGTTTTCTGATCACATTTCCCCGGAATCGAGGAAACTGTAATAGCCGTCATCGGTAAAGATCATATGGTCCAGAACGGGCAGGTCGAGCAATCGGCCTGCCTCTTTGATTTGCGAGGTCAGCAGGCGGTCGGCCATGCTGGGCACGAGCTGGCCGGAAGGATGGTTATGCACCAGAATCACCGAGCTGGCCATGTGATCGAGGGCGATTTTGAAGATCATTTTAATGTCCGTGGCAGTGCCCGAAATGCCGCCCACACTCACCTGTACGGCGCGCATCACGCAGTTGCCGCGATTGAGCAGCAAAATCCAGAATTCTTCGTGCGTTTTGTCCATCAGGTACGGCCGCATGGCTTCATACACCGGCTGCGAACCGTTGATTTTCCGTTTTTTGTCGCGCACGATATCGCTCCGGCGGCGACCGAGTTCCAATGCGGCCAGGATGGTAAGCGCCTTCGCCTCGCCGATGCCCTTGATTCTCGTCAGGTCCCTGACATTCAGTTTCGCCAGTTCGTTAATGTTGTTGCCCACCGAGGTCATAATGGACTTCGCGAGGTCCACGGCCGTCATATGGGTGGTTCCGGCACGGATCAGAATGGCCATCAGCTCGGCGTCGGAGCACGCGGCGCGGCCTTTGTTCATGAATTTTTCGCGGGGTTTGTCGTCATCGTGCCAATTGATGATCACTTTCGGATTTTCGCTCTTTTTTCTGGGCATCGTCGGGATACATGGTTACTGTATTCCTTGATACGTCGGAAATCGGAATTAGTAACAACCTATTGTCCGAGAGTCGTCAGCGCAGCACGGGCCTTGTTGTCGATGCTGTTCTTGTATTCATGTTTTTTAAAGCTCATGGCTTGCTCGAAATACAGGACGGCCTTTTGGTTTTCTGCCTTCTGCTGGTGAATGTAGCCCATTTGCAATGCGGAAGATGCTGCAAAACCGCCCGCTGCGGCATCGGTCTGCCCCAGCGAGATCGAGCGTTCGTAAAAGGGCATACACTCATTCACCCGAACCGATTTTTGAAGAATCCGGGCCATTCGATAATTGTATTCTGCCTTTTCGTAAGTCGTGCCAAAGCTTTTTTCCGATATGGATTTCATCAGTTCAGATGCTTTGGTCAGGTAGCCGCCATCCGTGGCATATCTGGCCTTGTAAAGCACTTTTTGGCGGGCACTGATTTTTCCAGCTGCGAACTCATTTGCAAACCGCTGGGCAAACTGATCTGCCTCAATGATCGTGCTGCCGGTTTGAGTTACTTGCCGGA includes:
- a CDS encoding hotdog fold thioesterase, with translation MFVKSATLGSLQSFGTNTIAGHIGIEFTEIGTDYISARMPVDKRTHQPFGILHGGASVVLAETLGSIASFLCIPENENKHAVGLEINANHLRPVKEGYVHGTVRPIHVGRTTHIWDIRITNEENKLVCISRLTVAIVNADR
- a CDS encoding DUF3298 and DUF4163 domain-containing protein, yielding MGLRQIAALAVGVMSVWACNQSGSKEDASSKAGVFAGGVKKEEFGGCDTALNKGVTVQVTLWTPSDSSEAAGNIRKILTEKTVTRLNSYGDPASVDARAGSITSPKAAFDVFEKNYNDFKKDFPDAPGCWEVELHGDTVMTTPKMLFYQLDHYSFTGGAHPNSFTSYHAFDAKTGKEVEMKSFVADSVALLSLVEKKFRELEKLTPEVDLEDAGYFLANHKFFMPANYVFTPEGVLFYYNPYEIAAYARGAIDFTIPYDELKGIVRKEAVF
- a CDS encoding chorismate-binding protein, which gives rise to MLSVQTDTRISIFEGLQIQELWQASKILGFPSALWRLPHTNEIKLLISVRDGIRKCLPELEKMSPGFVMSTFYWECEQEVLFLEGDIILTFSEDNRITNHDNKLGEEHTEVKRLVQLAESLQAEQAADELPAGQLQPVTGPLDAKSRFERTVELAVAAIRQNQFKKVVLSRTKDLAYTDGFQPAQAFQKLVKAYPHAFVSLVNLPEENEMWLGASPELLVEQLSDGTFKTMSLAGTQGARDAAGALIPKYDIRWGEKEIEEQALVSRYIIECFKKIRLREYLETGPKTVLAGNLYHLRTVFEVDTVALHFPELASVMLKLLHPTSAICGVPKAPSLQFINDVEGYNRSFYSGFLGPAQVGGDTNLFVNLRTVRFKEGIATFFAGAGITEDSVPELEWFETELKCDTLLKVIGSSF
- a CDS encoding efflux RND transporter periplasmic adaptor subunit gives rise to the protein MNVIARSARAEGLPNLTKPLSSLFIVGSLFITLSCGEKKDTFQQKGGGGPTIVDVIVAKSEKVSDKVEVNGTIVANEFAELRPEVSGLLTFLDVPEGKTVQKGTVIARINNADLLAQLNRSKIQLDLAETTEKRLKQLIAVNGINQADYDLAANNVNTLKADMAYTQALIDKTIIKAPFTGVVGLRKVSEGAYVTPQSIIATMQQLSNLRIDFTIPESYQQYISKGGTVEVMLDQASGKYETARVLAIEPQVNQTTRNLTVRAVLSSGNTSPGSFAKVYITASNNKNSILIPSNSIIPEARSKKVVTVKGGKAVFAQVETGDRREDVVEVTKGLNVGDTVVVSGVLFARPDAPVKVRSVRNLNVASK
- a CDS encoding LytR/AlgR family response regulator transcription factor, whose translation is MRTLIVDDERLARTELKRLLEPYTKIEIVGEAANAEEALKLIEEQQPELLFLDIQMPGKNGFELLSSIEGKSPEVIFTTAFDEYAIKAFEFNALDYLLKPIDTERLKETIHRIEENQAQPETPSHTNERAEKVLGENDQVFVKDGEKCWFVKLGKIRLFESMGNYVRLHFDDQKPLVLKSLNNLEERLDPNTYFRANRKHIINLHWIEKIEPWFSGGLLVTLQGGDKIEISRRQAIRFKELMSL
- a CDS encoding histidine phosphatase family protein, yielding MKRKSIYLIRHGETDFNRRGVVQGSGVDSLLNEWGEAQAAAFFNAYQHVPFDKVYTSDLRRTHQTVAGFIRRGIPHESYAGLNEISWGDREGREPNTGDNNYYRELVNAWKTGQVELAAEGGESPVQVRQRQIPVIETILSRPHERNILIAMHGRAMRVLLTTLFNEPLVRMDDYEHSNLCLYKINYSYDTGQFELEVSNDITHLLSIEIPQTI
- a CDS encoding sensor histidine kinase, whose product is MSKKRIYWTLQILGWTLLIMFEYVPYVLEYGFNLSEFYSALANILLGISLTHVYRLVIRRWNWSSLPLPRLALRVIVSVLLMGLIMTMINLPMDREVLQHNLLSQPFIFWGYYATWCKNLLAWILSYTIYHYVEQNRLASYEKIMLKMSMREAEAKVLRSQLNPHFTFNALNSIRALVYEDPKRAQLSITQLSNILRNSLLADRRKTVDLQEELRTVEDYLELEKVRYEDRLCYSITTNPQAIYWQVPPMMLQTLVENGIKHGVAKQMGGGFIGVKSEIANELLVITIHNSGSLGNTEVNAGNLGNTESGGVGLRNTAERLSILYGKAATFRIFQEDENVVCSEIKIPMLSEGVLMVGEGSEKEN
- the radC gene encoding RadC family protein — protein: MPRKKSENPKVIINWHDDDKPREKFMNKGRAACSDAELMAILIRAGTTHMTAVDLAKSIMTSVGNNINELAKLNVRDLTRIKGIGEAKALTILAALELGRRRSDIVRDKKRKINGSQPVYEAMRPYLMDKTHEEFWILLLNRGNCVMRAVQVSVGGISGTATDIKMIFKIALDHMASSVILVHNHPSGQLVPSMADRLLTSQIKEAGRLLDLPVLDHMIFTDDGYYSFLDSGEM